A single region of the Microcella sp. genome encodes:
- a CDS encoding lysylphosphatidylglycerol synthase transmembrane domain-containing protein, translating into MAAPRLGRRALIVAAQALVTIALLALLWRVADGADAVRVLLDAKAWFIVAALAALTLHTLFAAERWRLTAAALGLTLGRGRALREYYLAQMVNQTVPGGVVGDAGRAVRSREQAGLTVAAQAVIVERFAGQAAMIATMVIAVTITTLLPGGLEWPGWMLGLAATITLVSLAGLALLLAAGRVPGRFGARVGELARTATVALVGPRVVLHQLVLSAATTACILAAFAFSALAVGLSLPFGAIVSLVPLMLLTMLIPVTISGWGLREGAAAALLPLAGAAVSESLAASVLFGLLGLGAVLPGAVVVWMSSRERVHN; encoded by the coding sequence GTGGCGGCGCCGAGGCTAGGGCGCCGCGCGCTCATCGTCGCCGCGCAGGCGCTCGTGACGATCGCCCTGCTCGCGCTGCTCTGGCGGGTCGCCGATGGCGCAGACGCCGTGCGGGTGCTGCTCGACGCGAAAGCCTGGTTCATCGTCGCGGCTCTCGCAGCCCTCACCCTGCACACCCTGTTCGCCGCCGAGCGCTGGCGCCTCACAGCCGCAGCTCTCGGCCTCACTCTCGGCCGGGGTCGCGCGCTGCGCGAGTATTACCTGGCGCAAATGGTGAATCAGACCGTGCCGGGCGGGGTGGTCGGTGACGCTGGGCGCGCCGTGCGCAGCCGCGAACAGGCTGGGCTGACGGTCGCCGCGCAGGCCGTCATCGTCGAGCGCTTCGCCGGTCAGGCGGCGATGATCGCCACCATGGTGATCGCGGTGACGATCACCACCCTGCTTCCGGGCGGTCTCGAATGGCCGGGGTGGATGCTCGGGCTCGCCGCCACGATCACCCTCGTCTCTCTCGCCGGGCTCGCACTGCTGCTCGCTGCCGGACGTGTGCCGGGCCGCTTCGGCGCGCGCGTCGGCGAGCTTGCGCGCACGGCGACGGTCGCGCTCGTCGGCCCCCGTGTGGTGCTGCACCAACTCGTGCTCAGCGCCGCGACGACGGCGTGCATCCTCGCCGCGTTCGCGTTCAGTGCCCTCGCCGTCGGTCTCAGCCTGCCGTTCGGCGCCATCGTCTCGCTTGTTCCGCTGATGCTGTTGACGATGCTGATTCCGGTCACCATCAGCGGGTGGGGGCTGCGCGAAGGTGCGGCCGCCGCGCTGCTGCCGCTCGCCGGTGCCGCCGTGAGCGAGAGTCTCGCCGCCAGCGTGCTGTTCGGCCTGCTCGGCCTCGGGGCGGTGCTGCCGGGCGCGGTCGTCGTGTGGATGAGCTCGCGCGAGCGAGTGCACAATTGA
- a CDS encoding DUF805 domain-containing protein translates to MTTTPISIADPLYGATFGQAIARFFTKYATFSGRASRSEYWWWQLATTLVYTVVGVGAVVIGVANGELNTDGDVFYLGPAFNFGIAVLAIWTLATLVPQIAITVRRLHDANLTGWLVLLRLVASVGDVIVLVLATLQSNPAGARFDKR, encoded by the coding sequence ATGACGACAACGCCCATCTCGATCGCCGACCCCCTGTACGGCGCCACCTTCGGGCAAGCGATCGCTCGGTTCTTCACGAAGTACGCAACCTTCTCCGGTCGTGCGAGCCGCTCTGAATACTGGTGGTGGCAACTCGCCACCACACTCGTCTACACGGTGGTCGGCGTCGGTGCGGTCGTCATCGGTGTCGCGAACGGCGAGTTGAACACCGACGGTGACGTGTTCTATCTCGGCCCCGCATTCAACTTCGGCATCGCGGTCTTGGCCATCTGGACTCTGGCGACGCTCGTGCCGCAGATCGCGATCACGGTGCGGCGCCTGCATGACGCGAATCTCACCGGCTGGCTCGTGCTGCTGCGCCTCGTTGCCTCAGTGGGCGATGTCATCGTGCTCGTGCTCGCAACGCTGCAGTCGAATCCGGCCGGCGCGCGGTTCGACAAGCGCTGA
- a CDS encoding DUF1697 domain-containing protein, with translation MLHVALLRNVNVGQRASPTTAQILAAFAEATIVDAQTFQSNGTVIFTASPDAAQSLAQDAVAALARATGLDREVFTRPLESLRPIVEQHGDTADARLRELTLHDGPRLLSDDPAVLDAERRARCTVLDSGTGWAVVLNHREHQGNGTPLVERIVGTPASSRGIPTMTRLLEKYGASP, from the coding sequence ATGCTGCACGTCGCTCTGCTGCGCAACGTCAATGTCGGCCAGCGAGCGAGCCCGACGACGGCCCAGATTCTCGCCGCGTTCGCCGAGGCGACGATCGTCGACGCCCAGACCTTCCAGAGCAACGGCACGGTCATCTTCACGGCCTCACCCGATGCGGCGCAGTCTTTGGCTCAGGATGCCGTTGCCGCGCTTGCGCGCGCCACCGGTCTCGATCGCGAGGTCTTCACTCGCCCGCTCGAGTCTCTGCGACCCATCGTCGAGCAGCACGGAGACACCGCCGATGCCCGCTTGCGCGAGCTCACCCTGCACGACGGGCCGCGGTTGCTGTCAGATGACCCTGCAGTGCTCGACGCCGAGCGGCGGGCACGGTGCACGGTGCTCGACTCGGGCACGGGGTGGGCGGTCGTGCTCAACCACCGCGAGCACCAGGGCAACGGCACGCCCCTGGTCGAGCGCATCGTCGGCACCCCGGCCAGTTCGCGCGGCATACCCACGATGACCCGACTGCTCGAGAAGTACGGCGCCTCGCCGTAG
- a CDS encoding AraC family transcriptional regulator — protein MRRPTVAAGVVAGLRSYLAAHGIDADAMVLAADIDGAALDDPDARIALARYLTLMRLASHALDDPVLALHYGAHVPMAEVSILGLIMEASTTMAGALHQLQRYGSLALELDDGRDEPALRLQHAAGRLLLVDTRPLDTPRELIDEAFARLVCGPRRFLSQPHVLAVHFTAPELEHHAEYERVLGCPVMVGATANMLELHPGVADWPVAQHPPYVRALLTARADELLDLPEAPQHYRDRVEHEVRARLHEGEVSATSIAERLHCSRSTLYRQLNAEGTSLTRIVDQVRRDLALEHMAKRTASVRQVAYLTGFSDPAAFSRAFRRWSGESPSAYRDRASSP, from the coding sequence ATGCGACGACCCACAGTCGCGGCAGGAGTCGTCGCCGGGCTTCGGTCATACCTCGCTGCGCACGGCATCGACGCCGACGCGATGGTGCTCGCCGCAGACATCGACGGCGCGGCCCTCGACGACCCTGACGCTCGCATCGCGCTCGCCCGCTATCTGACACTCATGCGCTTGGCGTCGCACGCACTCGACGACCCGGTTCTCGCGCTGCACTACGGTGCGCACGTGCCCATGGCAGAGGTGTCGATACTCGGGTTGATCATGGAGGCGTCGACGACCATGGCGGGCGCGCTGCACCAGCTGCAGCGATACGGATCATTAGCGCTCGAACTCGACGACGGCCGCGACGAGCCGGCACTGCGGCTGCAGCACGCGGCAGGCAGACTGCTGCTCGTCGACACCCGACCGCTCGACACGCCGCGCGAACTCATCGACGAAGCGTTCGCACGCCTCGTCTGCGGGCCGCGACGGTTCTTGTCGCAGCCTCACGTGCTCGCCGTGCACTTCACCGCGCCCGAACTCGAGCACCACGCCGAGTATGAACGCGTTCTCGGCTGCCCCGTGATGGTCGGCGCGACAGCGAACATGCTCGAGCTTCACCCCGGCGTCGCCGACTGGCCCGTCGCGCAGCACCCGCCATACGTCAGAGCTCTGCTCACTGCTCGCGCAGACGAACTGCTCGACCTGCCCGAGGCGCCCCAGCACTACCGCGACCGCGTCGAGCACGAGGTGCGTGCTCGACTGCACGAAGGCGAGGTCTCGGCGACCTCGATCGCCGAACGCCTGCACTGCAGCCGCTCTACCCTGTACCGGCAGCTCAATGCTGAAGGCACGAGCCTGACCCGCATCGTCGATCAGGTGCGGCGCGACCTGGCGCTGGAGCACATGGCGAAACGCACCGCCTCGGTGCGGCAGGTCGCCTACCTCACCGGCTTCTCAGACCCTGCGGCGTTCTCGCGTGCGTTTCGGCGGTGGTCGGGCGAGTCGCCGAGCGCGTACCGCGATCGCGCCAGCTCGCCGTAG
- a CDS encoding serine hydrolase, whose protein sequence is MALTESDIDALAEASSFTGVVSIDVDCQPELVKAYGFAHRALQVPNTADTRIAIASGSKAFTALAVLSLVEEGVLSLDTPVRSILNSDLPLIDDAVTIEHLLTHHSGIGDYIDEDGDFEVDDYVMPVPVHTLDTTEGFLPVLDGFEQSFAPGERFAYCNSGYMVLALVAERASGTPFHDLVQARVFDKAGMSRTGYLRSDDLPSDAALGYMDHEGNRTNVLHLPVRGNGDGGAYTTAGDLTIFWRALLDGSVVSPETVAEMARPRAEDADEGMRSGMGLFLLLDRDALFIEGYDAGASFRSTHDPESKRTISVLGNSSEGAWKLIYELGIDG, encoded by the coding sequence ATGGCTCTCACCGAATCTGACATCGACGCCCTCGCCGAAGCCTCATCGTTCACCGGAGTCGTCAGCATCGACGTCGACTGCCAGCCCGAACTGGTCAAGGCCTACGGCTTCGCCCACCGCGCGCTGCAGGTGCCGAACACTGCCGACACGCGCATCGCGATCGCGAGCGGCAGCAAGGCGTTCACGGCGCTCGCGGTGCTGAGCCTCGTCGAAGAGGGGGTGCTGAGCCTCGACACACCCGTGCGCAGCATCCTGAACAGCGACCTGCCGCTCATCGACGACGCCGTCACGATCGAGCACTTGCTGACCCACCATTCCGGCATCGGCGACTACATCGACGAAGACGGCGACTTCGAGGTCGACGACTATGTGATGCCGGTGCCCGTGCACACGCTCGACACGACCGAAGGCTTTCTGCCGGTGCTCGACGGGTTCGAGCAGTCGTTCGCGCCGGGCGAGCGCTTCGCCTACTGCAACAGCGGCTACATGGTGCTCGCGCTGGTGGCTGAGCGGGCCAGCGGCACCCCCTTTCATGACCTCGTGCAGGCGCGCGTCTTCGACAAGGCGGGAATGTCACGGACCGGCTACCTGCGGTCTGACGACCTGCCGTCGGATGCTGCGCTCGGCTACATGGACCACGAGGGCAACCGCACCAATGTGCTGCACCTGCCCGTGCGGGGCAACGGCGATGGTGGCGCATACACGACCGCGGGCGACCTGACGATCTTCTGGCGCGCGCTGCTCGACGGCAGCGTCGTCTCACCGGAGACCGTGGCCGAGATGGCGCGCCCTCGAGCCGAAGATGCCGATGAGGGCATGCGCAGCGGCATGGGTCTGTTTCTGCTGCTCGACCGCGACGCGCTGTTCATCGAGGGGTATGACGCGGGTGCCTCGTTCCGCAGCACGCACGACCCCGAGTCGAAGCGCACGATCTCGGTGCTCGGCAACAGTTCTGAGGGCGCCTGGAAGCTCATCTACGAGCTCGGTATCGACGGCTGA
- a CDS encoding DUF5997 family protein, with amino-acid sequence MTDAPREDRRQQPKPKKEQLLSPATAAKKLGVYLPATPDEFRAAPVSRSALQALNDSPPEWLTTLRREGPHPRDEVSRRLGVSNSALARAGVSDSMTTDEIRALLADRPEWLVVEREKHVPGSGRVPGTAIGERPARSEAPHDDEGE; translated from the coding sequence ATGACCGATGCACCGCGCGAAGACCGCCGCCAGCAGCCCAAGCCGAAGAAAGAGCAGTTGCTGAGCCCCGCGACCGCCGCGAAGAAGCTCGGCGTCTACTTGCCGGCGACACCGGACGAGTTTCGTGCGGCGCCCGTGTCGCGCAGCGCGCTGCAGGCGTTGAACGACAGCCCTCCCGAGTGGCTCACGACGCTGCGCCGCGAAGGCCCGCACCCGCGTGATGAGGTGTCGCGCCGCCTCGGCGTGTCGAACTCGGCACTCGCGCGCGCCGGCGTCAGCGACTCGATGACGACAGACGAGATTCGCGCGCTGCTGGCAGACCGGCCTGAGTGGCTCGTCGTCGAACGCGAGAAGCACGTGCCCGGCAGCGGGCGCGTGCCCGGCACGGCGATCGGCGAGCGGCCCGCGCGGTCCGAGGCACCTCACGACGACGAGGGCGAGTAG
- a CDS encoding LysR substrate-binding domain-containing protein: MPDPLAVAFVPGVTPGKWQRIWRERRPRGRLDLVAMHQDAALASLDDGTVHMALLRDVSADDARHAIALYRESPVVVAPKGSLVASLDSVSLAELAEVDDVTVLPVDLISGSGADAVELVAANVGVAVMPQSVARAHSRRDVVARPLTDGVETGISLVWPTAGAHPLVDEFIGIVRGRTPNSSR, encoded by the coding sequence ATGCCTGATCCTCTTGCCGTCGCTTTCGTGCCCGGCGTGACGCCCGGCAAGTGGCAGCGCATCTGGCGTGAGCGCCGGCCTCGCGGTCGCCTCGATCTGGTGGCGATGCATCAGGATGCTGCGCTCGCCTCGCTCGACGACGGCACCGTGCACATGGCCCTGCTGCGTGACGTGAGCGCCGACGACGCCCGGCACGCCATCGCGCTCTACCGCGAATCGCCCGTCGTCGTCGCGCCGAAAGGCTCGCTCGTGGCGAGCCTCGACAGCGTGAGCCTTGCCGAGCTGGCCGAGGTCGACGATGTGACCGTGCTGCCGGTTGATCTCATCAGCGGCAGTGGTGCCGACGCCGTCGAACTCGTGGCCGCCAACGTGGGCGTGGCCGTCATGCCGCAGTCGGTGGCACGCGCACACTCGCGGCGCGACGTGGTGGCACGGCCGCTCACCGACGGGGTCGAGACTGGTATCTCGCTCGTCTGGCCGACGGCGGGCGCGCATCCCTTAGTCGATGAATTCATCGGCATCGTGCGGGGGCGCACGCCGAACAGCTCGCGCTGA
- a CDS encoding SRPBCC domain-containing protein — translation MTFVSAEKDAANRTMTFIAEFDAPVERVWSVWSDRDTLERWWGPPEYPATISEFDFVAGGRMLYRMVGDPEGEHLDGRLRFISIDEPREIVYDEAFIPAEGDPDEQPLNRSVVTFEATGDVTRMTIITTFTSDEEFEQAVEFGALEGYEAGIGQIDAILAEKGTSA, via the coding sequence ATGACATTCGTCAGCGCCGAGAAAGACGCCGCCAATCGCACCATGACCTTCATCGCCGAGTTCGACGCCCCCGTCGAGCGAGTGTGGAGCGTGTGGTCAGACCGCGACACGCTCGAGCGCTGGTGGGGGCCTCCCGAGTATCCGGCCACGATCAGCGAGTTCGACTTCGTGGCCGGGGGCCGGATGCTCTACCGCATGGTCGGCGACCCCGAGGGCGAGCACCTCGATGGCCGCCTGCGGTTCATCAGCATCGACGAGCCGCGCGAGATCGTCTACGACGAAGCCTTCATTCCTGCCGAGGGCGACCCAGACGAGCAGCCCCTGAACCGCAGCGTGGTGACGTTCGAGGCCACCGGTGATGTCACCCGCATGACGATCATCACCACGTTCACCAGCGACGAAGAGTTCGAGCAGGCGGTCGAGTTCGGAGCCCTCGAAGGCTACGAGGCAGGCATCGGGCAGATCGACGCGATTCTCGCCGAGAAGGGCACCTCGGCCTAG
- a CDS encoding helix-turn-helix transcriptional regulator produces the protein MVVRSTELSDAEIDAVFHSLADRTRRDIVAQVVQREQSVSDLAERYAMSFTAVQKHVTVLERASLVHKRRDGRRQIVSADREQLQRAQALLDEYERLWRQRTDQIASILAETPPEGATP, from the coding sequence ATGGTTGTGCGATCAACCGAGCTGAGTGATGCAGAAATCGATGCAGTCTTCCACTCACTTGCCGATCGCACGAGACGCGACATTGTCGCGCAGGTGGTGCAGCGCGAGCAGTCGGTGAGCGACCTCGCCGAGCGCTACGCGATGAGCTTCACCGCCGTGCAGAAGCACGTCACCGTGCTCGAGCGAGCGTCACTCGTGCACAAACGACGCGACGGGCGCCGTCAGATCGTGAGCGCCGATCGTGAGCAACTGCAGCGTGCGCAAGCGCTGCTCGACGAGTACGAACGCCTGTGGCGTCAGCGCACCGACCAGATCGCCAGCATCCTCGCCGAGACACCACCAGAAGGAGCCACGCCATGA